A part of SAR202 cluster bacterium genomic DNA contains:
- the recO gene encoding DNA repair protein RecO, which yields MVNRERSYKTEAIILNSKTFGESGHIYIVFTPEFGKLSIGANGTKKPKSKLSGHLQISNRCNLVIAKGKSIDTISSAETTELFPNIRESYDLINNVFYVMELFDVFNPINEINKDAYNLLLDSLRWLNINQNVNLLILYIRMKILIISGWDLNFSSCNICFDENKENLSSINSNYGGAICNMCKPTIDNSLSTDAQSIKLLHYISLATREKLLSLNLETPLIKKCLAITEFLIHDNLGFKLKTKLFL from the coding sequence GTGGTTAATAGAGAGCGTTCCTATAAAACTGAAGCCATTATTTTAAATTCAAAAACTTTTGGTGAATCAGGCCATATCTATATTGTCTTTACCCCAGAATTTGGAAAATTAAGTATAGGCGCAAATGGTACAAAAAAACCTAAAAGCAAACTGTCCGGTCATCTACAAATTAGCAATCGTTGTAATCTAGTAATTGCTAAAGGGAAAAGTATTGATACTATTTCTTCAGCCGAAACTACAGAACTATTTCCAAACATCAGAGAAAGTTATGACTTAATTAATAATGTTTTTTATGTCATGGAGTTATTTGATGTTTTTAATCCTATTAATGAAATTAATAAAGATGCTTACAATCTATTATTAGATTCTTTAAGATGGCTAAATATTAACCAAAATGTAAATTTACTAATTTTATATATAAGAATGAAAATTCTTATCATAAGTGGATGGGATTTAAATTTTTCAAGTTGCAATATATGTTTTGATGAAAATAAGGAAAATCTCAGTTCCATCAATTCTAACTATGGAGGTGCAATTTGTAATATGTGTAAGCCTACAATTGACAATTCTCTTTCGACTGATGCTCAATCCATTAAATTATTACATTATATTTCTTTAGCCACTAGAGAAAAATTATTATCCCTAAACCTTGAAACCCCGTTGATAAAAAAATGTTTAGCTATTACTGAATTTCTAATACATGATAATTTAGGATTTAAGTTAAAAACTAAACTATTCTTATAG